From Candidatus Stygibacter australis, the proteins below share one genomic window:
- a CDS encoding T9SS type A sorting domain-containing protein, whose translation MRVLFVILFLIMLPVLLSAEFESLQTVIDLGGVEYFYYDNSGGCSIAGDYVSYAVVKINLTDDVSWLEIYRSDDGGESFTVSEVISWDSLPEILEINWYITADNYYQKPVIFTSETGSLQIFYEDVETGESMLASAEEYWGVFNITASPFTDMYNDPFLWQDGEELWSLGLSPSSIPVCCFQSYMGRMISVNSTEESWDVLMFWGPDVFDGEVYTNSDIWIRQIGGGTNNCWPTMNGLVISGETIMDFATGAPAVNSAPMEDIFTSGYLEEYVAEMGEIELQGAEEVRENGFILDASADRDILFAKIDGTTATCRYADILYEEMEFTVYNSYPDPMHPEWSIGDPIWTNVVQVPHIEWEDTTFNLSVINSSVFCYCELWIEGSVSGNMTWASADTIYITDDITYTSLTPGEEVPFDCTDMFGLISEKSILIKYKHWDPDTEEIESPNCDDVMLYGAYAACGVADPNSAYPGYEEGVFSFEYQHPHGSTPDFMGVSPFTGNDTLFSYIDLHKYVMPPAEGYTGDPEFILHSNHPVVGYPSCGYPYENPDYEQAEVAPYGTDKPFYNPVWPESSEDIGFERGYLNIYGSVAQRRGGFSHRSGMDPSNHDDNCLIDEGEHLYGGTHESVGYVKTFHYDERMNYEIYPVDFTEVDNYFKQYSSNFMRSDFDMGEVDEMGDMEMKAWIYPKLLSADNEGDEYVALTYQDPDIAQIVYSEAGEIYKELVGFEELDYEIREVYRDGDMIYIETKEYLYSYQLGNSGPLEVVEEILEPEQWHGVEWNSAGVGILMKIGEGDNNINIEKYNTETDEFEQLVNYDLPSAEILNELYDELDFAYHVVGNGNVVATYARSADTEEYYQELYQMRGEISILPEGDDDLVPLANDLSIYPNPFNPELTVHYNLEEAQRVEIAIYNLRGEKVKTLLNEQVATGAGEKVWDGSNSQGSACGSGVYFVQMKAGEQQLMLKAVLLK comes from the coding sequence ATGAGAGTGTTATTTGTTATTTTATTTTTGATCATGTTACCAGTACTGCTGTCTGCTGAATTTGAATCGCTGCAAACAGTCATTGATTTAGGCGGTGTTGAATATTTTTATTATGATAACTCAGGTGGCTGCAGTATTGCGGGAGATTACGTAAGCTATGCAGTGGTGAAAATTAATCTGACAGATGATGTGAGCTGGCTGGAAATATATCGTTCGGATGACGGCGGCGAAAGTTTCACCGTCAGTGAAGTGATAAGTTGGGATAGTTTACCGGAGATATTAGAAATTAACTGGTATATTACGGCAGATAATTATTATCAGAAGCCAGTAATATTTACTTCAGAGACGGGAAGTTTACAGATATTTTATGAAGATGTTGAAACAGGCGAATCGATGTTAGCAAGTGCTGAAGAATACTGGGGCGTGTTCAATATTACGGCATCACCATTTACAGATATGTATAATGACCCTTTTTTATGGCAGGATGGAGAAGAATTATGGAGCCTGGGTTTATCGCCCAGCTCCATTCCGGTATGTTGTTTTCAGTCTTATATGGGCAGGATGATCAGCGTGAATAGTACCGAGGAATCCTGGGATGTTCTCATGTTTTGGGGACCAGATGTATTTGATGGCGAAGTATATACTAATTCTGATATCTGGATACGTCAGATTGGTGGAGGAACAAATAACTGCTGGCCCACAATGAATGGATTAGTTATTAGTGGTGAAACAATAATGGATTTTGCAACAGGGGCTCCGGCAGTAAATAGTGCACCAATGGAAGATATATTTACGAGTGGATACCTGGAAGAATATGTAGCAGAAATGGGTGAGATAGAATTACAAGGAGCCGAGGAAGTGCGTGAGAACGGTTTTATACTGGATGCTTCAGCAGATAGGGACATTCTATTTGCCAAGATAGATGGCACAACAGCAACCTGCCGTTATGCTGATATTCTATATGAAGAGATGGAATTTACGGTTTATAACAGCTATCCTGACCCAATGCATCCAGAGTGGAGTATTGGAGATCCTATCTGGACGAATGTAGTGCAGGTGCCGCACATAGAGTGGGAAGATACTACATTTAATTTATCAGTGATTAATAGTTCAGTATTCTGTTATTGTGAGCTTTGGATAGAAGGAAGTGTGAGTGGAAATATGACCTGGGCATCTGCTGATACTATATATATCACAGATGATATCACATACACGAGTTTAACACCAGGGGAGGAAGTTCCTTTTGATTGTACTGATATGTTTGGCTTGATATCGGAGAAGAGCATTTTGATCAAATACAAGCACTGGGATCCTGATACGGAAGAGATAGAATCACCGAATTGTGATGATGTAATGCTATATGGCGCATATGCCGCATGTGGTGTAGCAGATCCCAATTCTGCTTACCCAGGCTATGAAGAGGGAGTATTCAGTTTTGAATATCAGCATCCTCATGGCAGCACGCCAGATTTTATGGGAGTGAGTCCTTTTACTGGTAATGATACTTTATTCAGTTACATTGATCTTCATAAATATGTGATGCCACCGGCAGAAGGCTATACTGGTGATCCGGAATTTATCTTACATTCCAATCATCCTGTTGTCGGTTATCCCTCCTGCGGGTACCCTTACGAAAACCCTGATTATGAGCAGGCAGAAGTTGCTCCTTATGGCACAGATAAGCCATTTTATAATCCTGTGTGGCCCGAAAGCAGTGAAGATATAGGATTTGAACGAGGATATTTAAATATTTATGGTTCAGTAGCTCAGCGTAGGGGTGGATTTTCCCACAGGAGTGGAATGGATCCTTCGAATCATGATGATAATTGTCTGATAGATGAGGGAGAGCATTTATATGGGGGAACTCATGAATCTGTGGGGTATGTGAAGACGTTTCATTATGATGAAAGGATGAATTATGAGATATACCCAGTAGATTTTACGGAAGTAGATAATTATTTTAAACAGTACAGCAGCAATTTTATGAGAAGTGATTTTGATATGGGTGAAGTCGACGAGATGGGTGATATGGAAATGAAAGCCTGGATATATCCGAAATTATTATCAGCAGATAATGAAGGTGATGAATATGTGGCACTTACGTATCAAGATCCAGATATAGCTCAGATCGTTTATAGTGAAGCTGGTGAGATATATAAGGAATTAGTAGGTTTTGAAGAATTGGATTACGAAATCAGAGAGGTTTATCGAGACGGAGATATGATCTATATTGAGACAAAAGAGTATTTATATAGCTATCAGTTAGGGAACAGTGGTCCACTGGAAGTGGTTGAAGAGATACTAGAGCCAGAGCAGTGGCATGGGGTGGAATGGAATTCTGCCGGAGTGGGGATATTGATGAAGATAGGAGAAGGCGATAATAACATTAATATTGAAAAGTACAATACAGAAACTGATGAATTTGAGCAACTTGTTAATTATGATCTTCCATCAGCAGAAATACTTAATGAGCTTTATGATGAGCTTGATTTTGCCTATCACGTGGTTGGAAATGGTAATGTAGTGGCAACTTATGCTCGTAGTGCAGATACAGAAGAATATTATCAGGAGCTTTATCAGATGCGGGGAGAGATTAGTATATTACCGGAAGGAGATGATGACCTGGTACCGCTGGCAAATGATCT